In the Helianthus annuus cultivar XRQ/B chromosome 11, HanXRQr2.0-SUNRISE, whole genome shotgun sequence genome, one interval contains:
- the LOC110888612 gene encoding aspartic proteinase CDR1 — translation MRFSSLVVAITLTISYTATCSVAIGDTFSVNLIHRDSVDSPFYDRSMSFAQRMGHSLQRSFKNVKQLRSNINGLTYQADTIPDHGEFLLNISYGNPSQQVLAIADTGSDFSWMPCKPCPKCYRHTFPLFDPKNSSTYQPIDCESETCKAMGMVATNCTATKECGFLALYGDGSASTGTVSTETITFGDRVLPNIVFGCSFTYDGSFRPTWGGIVGLGGGDYSLVSQIRTLVPGKFSYCLIPYPHTNEFSNKSSKMIFGDFDFGPNVVTTPLVQKIPKTYYHVTFEGFSVDDKRICISDDLNSTKPLMKGNMIVDSGTTLTKLPPKLYDEFETAIKEAINARPIKDPDQVLNLCYRSATVTKMPKVTMHFDGADVELSLDNVLVTVSKGIMCFGFLPSSDLAVMGNIAQLNHLIGFDLENNVLSFKSTDCERL, via the coding sequence ATGAGGTTTTCCTCACTAGTAGTCGCAATAACACTGACCATTTCATACACTGCCACTTGTTCTGTCGCTATCGGTGATACTTTTAGCGTCAATCTCATCCATCGTGATTCTGTTGATTCCCCTTTTTACGATCGTTCCATGTCGTTTGCACAACGAATGGGGCATTCTTTGCAACGGTCTTTTAAAAACGTGAAACAGTTGAGAAGTAATATAAACGGGTTGACATACCAAGCCGATACAATCCCCGATCACGGGGAGTTTCTCTTGAACATTTCATACGGCAATCCGTCGCAACAAGTCCTTGCCATTGCCGACACCGGTAGCGACTTCTCGTGGATGCCGTGTAAGCCGTGCCCTAAATGTTACAGGCACACGTTTCCACTTTTTGACCCAAAGAATTCTTCAACCTATCAACCTATTGATTGTGAATCTGAAACGTGCAAGGCTATGGGGATGGTCGCAACTAATTGCACAGCGACGAAAGAATGCGGGTTTTTAGCGCTTTATGGTGACGGATCGGCTAGTACGGGTACTGTTTCAACAGAAACCATCACGTTTGGTGATCGGGTCCTCCCGAATATAGTTTTCGGTTGTAGTTTTACTTATGACGGTTCTTTCCGACCAACGTGGGGTGGAATCGTCGGGCTTGGTGGTGGCGACTACTCTCTAGTGTCGCAAATACGCACGTTAGTGCCCGGAAAGTTTTCATATTGTTTGATCCCATACCCTCACACAAATGAGTTTTCAAATAAGTCTAGTAAAATGATTTTTGGAGACTTTGACTTTGGCCCAAATGTTGTCACAACTCCACTAGTCCAAAAAATCCCAAAAACATATTATCATGTGACATTTGAAGGGTTTAGTGTTGACGATAAGCGAATATGTATTAGTGACGACTTGAACTCTACAAAGCCGTTGATGAAAGGAAACATGATCGTTGACTCGGGGACGACTTTAACAAAGCTACCGCCTAAACTATACGACGAATTTGAGACCGCCATTAAGGAGGCTATTAATGCGAGACCTATTAAAGACCCAGATCAGGTTTTGAATCTATGTTATCGTTCGGCAACAGTGACTAAGATGCCGAAAGTCACGATGCATTTTGACGGGGCGGATGTCGAGTTAAGTCTTGATAACGTGCTTGTGACGGTTAGTAAGGGTATTATGTGCTTTGGATTTTTACCTAGTTCGGACCTCGCAGTTATGGGGAACATAGCTCAGTTGAATCACTTGATAGGTTTTGATTTAGAAAACAATGTTTTGTCGTTTAAATCTACTGACTGTGAAAGATTGTAA